The Catellatospora citrea DNA segment GGCTGTCGGTGTCGTCGAGACGGGTCGTGGTCGGGCCGGTGTTGGTGACCGAGAATCCGTCGAGCACCGCGTAGGAGCCGGACAGCTTGGTGACCACGATCGTGTGCGTGCCCGCGCTGAGCCCGGTCCTGCTGAACACGGCGACGTTCGCGTGGCGCACCCCGTCGGCAGGCAGCGTACTGACGACCTGCTGCGCGCCACCGTCGATACTGATCCCCAGGTTGCCCTGGTCGGTGTTCTGCTCCCCGTAGACGGCGATGCCGGTGCCGGTGAACGTGAGCGTCGCGGTCGACCCGTTGACGGTCGCGTAGTGCACGTCGCCGTTGAGGTCACCGTACGTCCGGCCCGACTGCAGGGTGAAGCCGCTGTAGCCGATACGGAGGTCGGTGTCGTCGATGCGGCCCGAGGTGACCGGCCCGCCGCCGTCACCGACGCGGATGTCGCCCGCTGTGGTGCCGGACGGGATGGGCACGACGAGGAATCCGCCGGAGACGAACTGGACGCCGGTGGCGCGCACGTTCTTGACGTAGACCGGTGTCGTCGCGGTGAAGCCGTGCCCGCCGATGAGCACCTGGGCGGTGTTCGTCGGGGAGATGTAGCGGACCTCCGGGGCGCCCGCGACGGGCTGGGCGACATAGGCGGAGGTGAGCCCGGCGGCGGCGAGGATGGCCGACGGTATGTGGCCGGGTCCGGGTGTCGCCGGGATCGAGACGTTGCCGGAGGCGTTCGAGTCGATCGGCGGGTTGCAGGCGTACGACTGGTGCGGGGCGGAGAAGTAGTTGTTCCGGATCCAGAAGTGGCCGGTGGCGCTGCACCCGCCCTGCGCGGCGCCACCCGCGCTGAAGGCGACGTTGCCCTCCCAGTTGATCCATTCGGAGCCCGCGTCGTCGTAGTAGGTGAAGTTGGTGGACCGGCCGTTGAACGCGACGTTGCCCTTGACCTGCAGGCCCTTCGCGAGCGTCGCGACGGGGTCGAGGGACCCGTCGGTCCGGTAGACGTAGCCGGCCTGGTGGCCCTCGGCGTAGATCGCGCCGCCGTCGTGGCGTACCGACATGTAGTCGTGGAAGAGGTTGTTGCTGATCGTGTTGTTCTCGTTGATGTTGGTGGAGTTCTGCGGCGTGCTCGCCTGATCCACGTGGCCCTGGATGACGCCGGCCGTGATCGCGGTGTACGGCAGGTCGTAGAGCACGTTGTTCGTGATCTTCGTGCCGCGGGAGAACAGCAGCGTGATGCCGCACGCGGAGGAGTAGTCGGTGCCGATGTGGTGGATCACGTTGTCGGACACCGTGGTGTTGGTGAGGATCTCGTTGAGGCCGATGCTGTCGCCGCTGACCGCCGCGGGGTCGGGCGTGCAGTGGTCCTTGATCCCCTGCGCCTCGGACGCGTGTGTCGGCGTCGGGTCGTAGGTGCAGCCCAGCAGCAGCGCCGTCGAGGAGATGTCGGTGAACTCGTTGCCCCGGATGACGGTGTCGCGGGCGCCGTACATGACGCTCAGGCCGGCTCCGCCGAGGTTGACGAAGCGGTTGCCGGCCAGGATGAGGTTGGTCGTGGCGGTGAACGCGACGTTGGCCAGCGGCTGGGTCAGCGCGCCCCACGGGCAGCTGCCCGCCGGGTTCGCGAACGTGCACATGCCCTGGTTGCGGCCTTCGGTGATGCGCAGGTTGCTCTGCACGTCGGAGAAGCCGTGCGGGCGGGAGGGGTCGTTCCAGGTGGCGTAGGAGAACTGCAGCCCGGTGAACGTGATGTCGTGCAGCGGGCTGGCGAGCGTTCCCGCGCCCTGCAGCAGCGTCTCCAGGCGCGGCAGTTCCACGGCGAGGTTCGGCACCTGCTGCCAGGACTCCGGCTGGTAGTACAGCCGGGACGCGCCCGAGTCCAGGAACCACTCCCCCGGGCTGAGCAGCGCCCGGGCGTTGTCGACCCGGGTCGGCTTGGTGTTCACCGACATCGAGGGCAGGCCGCCGCTGCCCTGGCTGAACGCGGCCCGGTTGGTCACGTTCGTCCAGCACGGCTGCGCCATCGCCAAGGTCGCCGTCGCCGCCGCGTAGCTCGCGACCCGGCAGCGCGACTGCGTCCACGGGCCGTTGCCGCCCGGATAGTCGAACTCCACCTTCGCGACCTCGGCTGCCGAGCGCGCCCCGAACCATGCCTTCGCGGCGGCGTCGCCGTTGATGTTGTAGCCCGTGGACGACCCGGCCCAGGTTCCGTTCCAGCCGAGGTCCGTCAGCGCCGCGCCGGCCACCGGGACCTTCTCCCCGTCGACGTACAGCTGCCGGGTGTCGCTGCCCGCCGGCACCGGCGCGGACCACACGCCGCTCGTGCCCTCCTGCGCCCAGCCCGTCACCCGGGTCGCACCGGAGATCACCGGGGCTGCGCCGGGCGCGGCGCGCCACACCACGGGATGTCCGGCGCTGCCCGAGTCGGCGGCGGTGAACTTCCACGTGCTCGACAACCGGTAGGTGCCGTCGGCGAGCTGCACCTGCACGTCGGCGCTGGGATCAGCGGCCCGGGCGGCGCGCACCACGGCCTGTGCGCCGGTCAGGGAACACGGAGCCGCCAGGGTGCACGACGATCCGGAACCGGCCGGGGACGCGTAGAGGGTGACCGCTGCTGCTGCGGCGGCCGGTGCATCGGGCATGAGCAGCAAGCCTGTCAGCGCGGCTCCGGCGGTGAGCACCGTGATGCCGGCGAGCAGAGGTTTGGCGCGGGACGGCACTATCGCCTCCTAGAATCGTAGATCCCATAGGATATATGACTTTCGATCGTCCCCCTGTGCTCTCCGGGTGTCAAGACATGACGTCACGGCCTCGTGCGATGGCACACGGTGCGGCGGATGCCGGCGGCACAGCCGCTCGGACACGGCCGCGGCCCGCCTGCCGTCGAGCGGGGCAGGCGGGCGGCAGCGGAGGGCCGGGCTACGGGCGGGTGCCGGTGACCTCCATCTCGTAGATGGAGTAGCCCCACTGTCCGGACAGCTGGGTGCCCTGCATCCGCAGGTAGCGGGTGTCGACGTTCAGGGCGATGTCGTCCCGGCCGCCGTCGCCGGCGGTCTGGGTGTGCACATCGGTCCAGGCCTGGCCGTCCGGTGACGTCTGGATCCGGTAGCCCCGGGCGTACGAGGCCTCCCACTGGATGCCGACGCCGGTCACGTGGCACGTGCCGCCGAGGTCGACCTGCAGCCAGTTGTTGGCGTTCTGGTTGGCGGCCCAGCGGCTGGCCGGGTCGCCGTCGAACGCCATGGCGGCGCTCTGGGTGGCGCCGGAATCGGAGGATGCCAGCGCCGGGCGGTTCAGCGCCAGGTTGCCGCTCGTGCCGCCGAAGACGAGGTCGACGGTGACCTGCTGGTTGGCGCGCAGCGGCAGGACCCGGGCGATGTTGCCCAGCGGCGAGTTCTGGATCGCGATGCTGCTGCTGGAGATCGACTGGATGCCGCCGCGCTGGATCAGCGTGAGGTTCTGGTCGACGGCGGAGGTCAGCGTCACCCGCGCGGTGCGGTTGTCGGTGTTCCAGTCCAGCTTGTCGATGGTGAACCGGCTCTTGCCGCGGATGCCGGACACCGAGCCGCGGTTGAGCCCGTTCGGCACCGCGGGCAGCAGTTCCAGGGTGCCGGGGCTGGTCGTGGCCAGCATCTCCATCATGATCGTGGGTACCGAGTTGACGACGTCGGTGGCGAACACCCCGTGGTTGTTGTAGTGCGAGGTCGCCAGGCTGGTGTAGTAGTAGTCGTCCTTGGCGAAGCGCAGCAGCTTGGCCCCGACCGACGCCGCGTTGTTCAGGTTCGCCGCGATCAGCGCGCCGTGCAGCAGGCCGTGGCCCGCGTTCTCGTAGCTGCCGCCGTCCTTGCGCTGCAGGAACACCTTCGCCGCGTTGAACTGCGCGGCGTTCTTCTCCGGGGTGATCTCCCGGTACGGCCACACCGGCATCAGGCCGCTGGAGTGGCGGTGCTGGTACTGGCTCTTGTTGGCCAGGTCGGGCCACGCCCACTCGGCCAGCGCGCCGTCGCTGTTGATGAGGTACGGCGGCAGGTTGTCCAGCCGCTCCTGCCAGACGGGGATCTTGGCCTGGTCACGGCCGAGGGTCCGGCTCGTCTCGATCAGCGTCGACAGGGCGAACCGGGCGCCGGAGATGTCGTAGACGGAGTTGACCGACAGCGGCACTCCCCCGGCGGGGCGGTTCTCCGGCGAGATCGACCCGGCGAAGACGTACTTGCCGTTGCCGTCCTTGCGGACGAGGAAGTCCTCGTAGAAGTCGCCCATGTCGCGGATCAGCGGGTAGTACTGCTGCTCCAGGAAGGTCCGGTCGCCGGTGGTCTGGTAGTACTCCCAGAACGGGTAGAGCAGCCAGGACTCGCCACCGGTGACGTACTGGTAGGGGTAGTCGAAGTTGATGTTCGAGATGAGGCCCTCACCGTTGGGGGTGTTGCCGCCGGTCAGCATGCCCCGGGTGCCGAGCAGCTTCTGGGCGTTGGTGCGGAAGTCGTTCTGCCACTGCTTGTTCAGCGAGAAGTAGCCGGCCATCGCCTCGGGCATGTTGCCGATGTTGCCGCCGGAGATCTGCAGGTTGAGGTTGGCGTCGAGGTGGTAGTAGCCGTCCCAGCCGACGTTGCTGTCACCGGTCCAGTTGCCGAGCAGGTCGGGCGCGGCCGTCTCGTTGCTGGAGGCCAGCAGGTGGTAGCGGCCGGAGTAGAACAGCCGCTCGTACAGCGCCGCCGACGGCGTCGTCGCGTTCTTCTGCTCGGCGAGCAGCTGCTCGTTGGACTTGGCCCGGTCCGCGGCGCTGGCGCCGTAGTCGATCGAGACCCGGTTGAAGATGCCCCGGTGGACGTTGGCGTGCCGGTTGAGCAGCGTGTTGTAGTCGGTGGTCAGACCCGACAGCCTGGTCTGCAGCGTCTGGCGGTTCCACTCGGTCTCGGCGGTGACGCCGCCGTTGAACGTGCCGTCGTACCGCTGCGTCTGGGACAGCAGCAGCACATAGGTGGCGTTGGTGACCGACACGTTGGTGCCGCTCATCGCCTTGGTGCCGTCGGTCACGATCCGGGCGACGCCCTCGTAGCCGGCGTTGTAGGTGCCGCTCGCGTACTTGGCGCGCAGGTTGAGGAACGTGGTGTTGGAGTTGTTGGTGTAGGTCACGCCCTTGTTGAGCAGGTTCATGCCCGCGTCGATGGACACGCCGAGGGTGACGTTCATCCGCTGGCCGGCGGGGGCCGGCAGGTACTGCACGGTCACGCCGTCGGGCCGGGACACGAACGTGTCGCGCTTCCAGGCGCCCTTGTCGTCGGTCCAGTTGACCGACACCACACCGGAGGCGTAGTCGGTGGCGCGGGAGTAGTCGCGGACCGTGCCGCTGTCGGGCAGCTGGATCGTCATCTTGAAGCCCGGGTGCTTGCTGCCCTCGCCGCCGCCGGAGTATCCCTGCACGTCCGCGGCGAGCTGGTTGGCGGCCTGGTAGTTGCCGGCCAGCAGCAGGTCCCGGATCCGGTTGAGGTTGTCCGGGCTGACGGTGTTGAACGTGCGGTGCGGGCGGGCCTCGCTGCGGGCCATGAAGAAGTCGCGGTCGTTGAACACGACGGTGTCGTTGCGCGGGTTGCCGAAGACGATGACGCCCTGCTTGCCGTTGCCGGCCAGCAGCCCGTTCTCCCAGTCGTCGTAGACCTGCGGGTGGCTGGTCGACCGGGCGACGGTCGGCGCGCCGGTGCCGCCGCCGGTGCCGTTGGTGATCCGCAGCGAGGAGATGGCGTCGTTGTTGCCGGTCCCGGCGAGGTTGGCGTTGTCGGCGGTGAAGGTCCAGGCGGTGCCGGCGAAACCCCCGTCGGCGTACGCGGTGACGGTGAACCCGGCCGGCACGCGCAGCGACGAGACGCTGTCGTTGGCGATGCCCGCCGCCTGCAACTGCGCCAGGTCGTAGCTGCCGACGCCGAGGCCGACGCCGGTGCCGCCGTAGCTCGGGTCGGGGTAGAACGTGGGCGTGGTGACGCCGCCGACGGTGTCGCCGTAGACCTCGAACTCGTACAGCGAGTAGCCGTACTGCGTGTTGGGCGTGACGCCCTGCATCCGCACGTAGCGAGTGGTCCGGTTGACGGTGACGGTCTCGGTGCCGCCGACGCCCGTGGTGGTCGAGACGACGTCCTGCCACTGCGTCGCATTGTCCGACACCTGGATCTTGTAGGCGCGCGCGTAGGCGGCCTCCCACCGCAGCACGACGCGGGTGACCGCGTACGTGCCGCCGAGGTCGACGTGGATCCAGGCGTTGTTGTCGTTGCTGTGGTCGCTGGACCAGCGTGAGGTGGTGTTGCCGTCGATGGCCTTGTCGGCGGTCAGCGTCCCGTCCTGGTAGGAGGCGACGGCTCGCGCGCCCGTGCCCCGCGACAGGTTCGTCTCGGCGGCCTGCGCGCCGGTGACGAACGTGGTCGAGGCGAGCACGAGGACCGCGCCCAGGGCTACGCCGAGCATCCGCCGGCCGGTGGCCGACCTTGATCTGATCAGGGTGCTGCGCATGGGGGTTCCCTTTCTCGAAGCGAACCTTCGGGGCGCGGTCGGGCCGGGCCGCGGCACGGCCCGACCGCGGGGGTGGTCAGGCGGTGGCGAGGTCGAACTGCTCGGCGGTGCCGACGGTGTCGCTGCTCGCGATCAGCGGCTGCGCGCCGCCGCCCGGCGCGGTCACGTACTTGTTGTTGATCGTGGCGCGCAGGCTCACCGTCCCGTTGGCGTTGGTGATCCGCTGGAACGTCTCCCACGGGCCGGCCGAGGCGCGGTTGGCGACCAGGGCGGCCGCGCCGGAGTTCTCGGCGCACACGTACATGCCGTTGGCCTTGGCGCGCAGGGCGACGTTGCCCCCGCCGAGGTCGACGACGTCGAAGCGCTGCGCCGTGCCGACGGTGCCCGCGTTCGCGATCAGCGGCGCGGAGCCGGCGGTGACGTAGAGGTTGTTCGCCCGCGAGCGCAGGGTGGTGCCGGTGCCGCCGCCCGTGGCGGTGACCCGCAGCGAGGAGATGGCGTCGTTGTTGCCGGTCGCGACGAGGTTGGGGGTGTCAGCGGCGAAGGTCCAGGCCGTGCCCGCGAACCCGGCGTCGGCGTACCCCGTGACCGTGTACCCGGACGGCACGCGCAGCGACGAGATGGTGTCGTTGGCGATGCCCGCCGCCTGCAGTTGCGCCAGGTCGTAGTTGCCCACGGCGAGGGTCGCCGCGGTGCCCTGGTAGTCGGCGGAGCCGTAGACCGTCGGCCCGGTCACCCCACCCGCGGGCTGTCCGTACAGCTCGAACTCGTAGAGCGAGTAGCCCCACGCGGTGTTCGGGGTGACGCCCTGCATCCGCACGTATCGGGCGGTCCGGTTGACCGGCACCGTCTCGGTGCCGCCGGTCGCGGTCGTGGTCGAGTACGCGTCCTGCCACTGCGTCGCGTTGTCCGACACCTGGACCTTGTAGGCACGCGCGTAGGCGGCCTCCCATTTGAGCACAGCCCGGCTCACCGTGAACGAGCTGCCGAGGTCGACCTGGATCCAGGCGCTGTTGTCGTTGCTGTGGTCGCTGGACCAGCGCGACGTGGCGTTGCCGTCGATGGCCTTGTCCGCGGTCAGCGTCCCGTCCTGGTACGAGGCCAACGCCCGAGCGCCCAGCGACAGGTTCGTCTCCCCGGCCGGCGGCGCGGGCGGGTTCGGCACGGTCTGGCCGGCCGGCGGCCACAGGGTGAAGGAGTTCGCGCCGTTGCGGGCCCCGGCGAACGGCCCCGCCATCACGTTGCCGGCGTTGATCGCGCCGCCGAAGTAGTCGGTGGTGACGTCGGCGGCGATGCTCTCCCCGGCCAGCGGGATGGTCCCGACGCGGGCGCGGGTCACCGGGGTGAGGCCGCTGATGCCGGCCGTGTTGAGGTCGAAGGTGAGCTGCAGCTGGGTGTTCGTGGCCGTGTAGCGCACGTTGGACACGGCGTTGCTGACGTTGCCCTCTTTGACGTGCGTCTTGCCGGTCGCGTTGTTGGGCAGGGTCGAGCCCTGGACCAGGTTGTTGTACCAGTGGAAGCGCTGCGTGCTGGTGGTGGCGGTCGAC contains these protein-coding regions:
- a CDS encoding glycosyl hydrolase family 95 catalytic domain-containing protein — encoded protein: MRSTLIRSRSATGRRMLGVALGAVLVLASTTFVTGAQAAETNLSRGTGARAVASYQDGTLTADKAIDGNTTSRWSSDHSNDNNAWIHVDLGGTYAVTRVVLRWEAAYARAYKIQVSDNATQWQDVVSTTTGVGGTETVTVNRTTRYVRMQGVTPNTQYGYSLYEFEVYGDTVGGVTTPTFYPDPSYGGTGVGLGVGSYDLAQLQAAGIANDSVSSLRVPAGFTVTAYADGGFAGTAWTFTADNANLAGTGNNDAISSLRITNGTGGGTGAPTVARSTSHPQVYDDWENGLLAGNGKQGVIVFGNPRNDTVVFNDRDFFMARSEARPHRTFNTVSPDNLNRIRDLLLAGNYQAANQLAADVQGYSGGGEGSKHPGFKMTIQLPDSGTVRDYSRATDYASGVVSVNWTDDKGAWKRDTFVSRPDGVTVQYLPAPAGQRMNVTLGVSIDAGMNLLNKGVTYTNNSNTTFLNLRAKYASGTYNAGYEGVARIVTDGTKAMSGTNVSVTNATYVLLLSQTQRYDGTFNGGVTAETEWNRQTLQTRLSGLTTDYNTLLNRHANVHRGIFNRVSIDYGASAADRAKSNEQLLAEQKNATTPSAALYERLFYSGRYHLLASSNETAAPDLLGNWTGDSNVGWDGYYHLDANLNLQISGGNIGNMPEAMAGYFSLNKQWQNDFRTNAQKLLGTRGMLTGGNTPNGEGLISNINFDYPYQYVTGGESWLLYPFWEYYQTTGDRTFLEQQYYPLIRDMGDFYEDFLVRKDGNGKYVFAGSISPENRPAGGVPLSVNSVYDISGARFALSTLIETSRTLGRDQAKIPVWQERLDNLPPYLINSDGALAEWAWPDLANKSQYQHRHSSGLMPVWPYREITPEKNAAQFNAAKVFLQRKDGGSYENAGHGLLHGALIAANLNNAASVGAKLLRFAKDDYYYTSLATSHYNNHGVFATDVVNSVPTIMMEMLATTSPGTLELLPAVPNGLNRGSVSGIRGKSRFTIDKLDWNTDNRTARVTLTSAVDQNLTLIQRGGIQSISSSSIAIQNSPLGNIARVLPLRANQQVTVDLVFGGTSGNLALNRPALASSDSGATQSAAMAFDGDPASRWAANQNANNWLQVDLGGTCHVTGVGIQWEASYARGYRIQTSPDGQAWTDVHTQTAGDGGRDDIALNVDTRYLRMQGTQLSGQWGYSIYEMEVTGTRP
- a CDS encoding discoidin domain-containing protein; this translates as MHHRSSRPLTRAAGRRLLGAAVAALALTIGAVPQLATPAAAAGRAIHVAKNGNDSGPGTAAQPYLTINRAAQEALPADTVIVHAGLYRETVKPARGGSDEANRITYTNAGDGEVVIKGSEEVNGWTRASGNVWRVTLPSSFFGAYNPFAARQPNGGGGDFFPVYTAGDVYLDELAYRQKGTLAEVQSGPETWYAEVSGGNTTIQANFGSADPNARLAEVNVRRQVFAPDAWGLGYVTVRGFTVKHAANIYSDFPSSPTRSQAGAISVNGGLRWIIENNIVVNARTIGIDIGLGNDEWAGNRPGNTRTHFHNTGLYGSHIVRNNYIARSGQSGIAGVFSWNSDLLYNRIEDTNYRNEFSGAETAPIKVHYMNEGLIKGNYIRNSQGGNSAGIWTDWGNQNVRVTGNIVINAPWGYYAEAVFGPILVDNNVFIGNHDIRTLDATGIVFANNLFVDNGNVNIDGGGREAYYFQPGTMNESTATTSTQRFHWYNNLVQGSTLPNNATGKTHVKEGNVSNAVSNVRYTATNTQLQLTFDLNTAGISGLTPVTRARVGTIPLAGESIAADVTTDYFGGAINAGNVMAGPFAGARNGANSFTLWPPAGQTVPNPPAPPAGETNLSLGARALASYQDGTLTADKAIDGNATSRWSSDHSNDNSAWIQVDLGSSFTVSRAVLKWEAAYARAYKVQVSDNATQWQDAYSTTTATGGTETVPVNRTARYVRMQGVTPNTAWGYSLYEFELYGQPAGGVTGPTVYGSADYQGTAATLAVGNYDLAQLQAAGIANDTISSLRVPSGYTVTGYADAGFAGTAWTFAADTPNLVATGNNDAISSLRVTATGGGTGTTLRSRANNLYVTAGSAPLIANAGTVGTAQRFDVVDLGGGNVALRAKANGMYVCAENSGAAALVANRASAGPWETFQRITNANGTVSLRATINNKYVTAPGGGAQPLIASSDTVGTAEQFDLATA